DNA from Aliarcobacter skirrowii CCUG 10374:
CCCAAATTTCTTTATCATATTCATTTGCCCAAATAGTATTAAATCCTGCTTGATGAAAACCTAAGTCTAAACCACCAGCACCTGAGAATAGAGATATTATGTTCATTATTGAACCCAATCTTTGAAATTATTATATCCATCATCAGCATTCCATTTATAAACTTGAAAAAAGTTTGATAAAGTTAAAACTTTTTGAAGTTCTAATGTATGATTAATGTTTATTTTAGAACTACCATCAATTTCATTATAGTAGTACCATTTTCCATCTTCTTTTTTTTCAATCAAATGATAAGAATTGTTATTTTCAGCATAAACACCAACATAATCTAATGGATTTTTACCTAAATCTTTAGTTTTTTGATCTTTACATTTTATACCATTTATATGAACACCAAAAATATGATTACCTTTTTTTACACTTTTCAATAACTCATATCTAACCCAAGGTCTTTGATAAGTTTCACTACCAATTAGAACACAAGTATTTGATGTATTATTTAACCCATTATTAATAAGTTTCTTTAAAGCAACTTTTCCTTCTTTTTTCGCTTTTTCCCACATAGAAGAATCATAATATCCTGCTTCTTGAGCATTTAATTTAAATTGTCCATGATTTCTTACAACATTAGCTCTAAAATCAATAACATCCTGATAGTGGAAACTAAAAAATACTTTTTTTGCCATTTTAGTTTCCTCCTTGAGATAATTTTATACATTTTAGTAATAATTCAAAATAATTGAAATAAATAATAATAAAATAAATAGATAACATTATTAGAATACTTCCATAAAAAGGCAATGTACTAATAGAAAACATAATTTGCAAAACAGATTGAACTTTATCTTTAAATCTAACTGGATTCATATTGAAAAGATTATCATCTTTAGTTAATCTATAGCTAATAACCCAATCATGTACTTTTCTAAATAATCGTTCTTGTTGTAAATAATATGAGTCTAAAAACCAAAAAGCAATTAATGGAATAAAAGCTATAAAAATATGATTATTATTACCTTTGAAAAGTAATGTGGCAACAATAAGAGTTATTGTCCATGTTTTAACATTGAAAGAATTTCCTGCCATTCTCTTAATAATATCTTGTACAATTTTAACTTCTTCTATTAAAATCTTTTCTCTATCTAGTTTTTTATTATTTTCTGACATATGGTTTTTCTCCTGTTATCCAACTATTTAATAATACATATTTATCTTGATTCTCTCTAACCCATAATCTCATTTCATTTAATTGATTTTTTTCTTTATCAATATAATAATATAGTCCTAAATATTCTTCACCTTTAAAATTATCATTAAAATTATTACCATATTTTTTTAAAGGTAAAATACCTACCATCTTATCTTTTATTCCATCAAAATATCCAAGTTCCCAAGGCATCCATCTTGATTTTTGTGAATTATCTGATGTTGCATATATTAAACATTTAGATTGTTTCATTCTTGTTTGTAAAACTTCAGCTGTTTTTTTATTTATTTCATCTCTACTTAAGAGTTTATCTGTAATCCAATCTACATAAACACTAAAACCATAACTTTCCAATTCATTTTTTAATGCGGGAATAATTTCTCTATCAGCATAGCTATGAGATAAAAATATATCAAATGAATCTTGACTAATAGAATTTATATTAATACTACTTGATTCTGATAATAAACCCATTCTAAGCGAATTATCATATGATTTAGAATTATATAAATAATTCGTTTTTTGTTTTAATTCTTCATAACTGAATAATGCCATTTCATGTCCTTTCTATTTTTTATTATATTTTAAACATCAAAAACTTCCCATCCATCAACTGAACAGGATTATTTGGATTTTTGATTCTTACATCACTTACACTCACATTTGGATTATTCAGATTTTCTATTATCTGTTTATCTTCCGAAGGCATTGATTCATATTTGTCTTTTTTCATAAGACAAATAAGTTGAAAAGATTTTGTTTCATCATAACTATAAAGATAATTAAATATTTTTGTAGGATTCTCAATATGCCACATTCCTCGAATTCTAAGGTCTGTAATTCCAAGTGGATCAACTTTTTTTACTTTTCCAAGCTCGTTTGTCTCTGTAAATTCTACATTTGGAATAGATGTAATACCTGTTGAAATAGTGTCTTTTATTCTTTCATACACTTCTTTATCCGCAGAAAAACAATCACCATATACAAACCATAAAGATTTTAAACTGTTTGTATTTTTTGGAACATTGCCTATCACATAAAGCATATCTTTTATAATCCAATTTGGCTCACAATATCTACAAGCAGTTGTAATCATAGAACTATTTGAAAAAAGTTTTGCTTTTGGATATGAACTATTTAGTGCTATTGCTGTGTTGTGAGATTCAAGTTTTTTTATTTCTATTGCATCACTATTACGTAATATCAAATCAGGTGGATTATTTTTATTCCCACTATAAGAATAAGTTTGTGAAAAAGCAACAAGTCTTGTTGTTTCATTTGTTACATTTATAGTTCCTGCAAAAATATCTTTGATAAACTCTTCAAGTCCAGCTCCCATATTGTTTGCTCGATTATTGCCATTTGTTAGAGTTGAAACATTGCTTTGATAACTATTTATTGTGTTGATAAATGCTTTTAAAATATTACTCATAATTTTCCCTATTTTTTTAGATTATACCCTAAATAAAATTACAATATAAAAAATATTATGAAGTGTAATTTATGTTAGGAGAAACTAAAGCATATAGGATTAATTCATTTATAAAAAGTATTTATTATATTAATATTATATGATTTTTCTAATTTCTTTTGTATTAATTTCATACAACTTATTTATTCCATTATGCAATTGTTTTTTTGTCTCTAACAACTCTATAATACGCTCTACATACAAAGGAATACCATGATTACTCCAACCATAAATTGTAGGTTTTGAAATCCCAGAATATCTAGAGAATCTCGATATATTCATATCTATGCAGCTTATTTTCTCTTTGAATTGTTCTAAATTCAAAGTCGATTTCTTTGACTTTGTTCTAGTCTTTCCATAAATATTATTTTCATTTTTTCTATTATTTTTTTCATTCATATTTAAACCTTTATTAAGTAAAAGTATATTAAAATAATACAACTTATAAAAACATTAAGGAATTTTTATGAAAAGTATCAAAGCAATCGATTTCTTCAGTGGAGCGGGAGGTCTAACTAGTGGGCTTAAAATGGCAGGTATAGATGTATTTGCTGGTGTTGATTTTGAACCATCTTGTAAAGAAACTTATGAAAAAAATAATAATGCAATGTTTATTAATAAGAGTATTGTTGATATTTCTATAAAAGAAATAAAGGAACTTTTCAAAAGAAATACCACAAAAAATGATTTTACAATGTTAGCTGGATGTGCACCTTGCCAACCATATAGTATGATTAACACTAGAAAGAAACAAGATGATGAAAGAAAAACACTCCTTGATGAATTTAGAAAAATTATTAATGGGGTTAAGCCTCATTTTGTACTTATGGAAAATGTAAGCAGGCTAAATGAAGAAAATCCATACTTTTCAAAATTTATTGATATGCTTGAAAAAAATAATTACAAGTATGAATATAAAGTATTAAATGCAAAAGATTTTGGAGTTGCACAAAATAGAAAAAGACTATTTTTGATAGCTACAAGAATAAAAAAACTAAATTTATCATTTGATAATATTCAGAAAAAAGCACCTATTTATTTAAAAGATGTAATCTCTCACTTAGAGCCAATACAACACAATAATTCATCTAAAAGAGATATTTTACATAGGGCAAAAGAACTAAATGAAATCAATCTTAAAAGAATAAAAGCTACGCCATTAAATGGTGGATTAAGGTCTGCTTGGAATGAAGATTTAAGATTACCTTGTCATAAAGCTAAAGAAGTATTCCCTGATAACTATGGAAGATTAGCTTGGGATAAATTGAGTTCAACAATTACAACAAAATTTAATCAATACTATAGTGGGAGATTTGGTCATCCAGAACAAGATAGAGCTTTATCCTTAAGAGAAGGTGCTTTAATTCAAACTTTTCCGAAAGATTATCAATTCTTCGGAACAGATTACCAGATAGCTAGGCAAATCGGTAATGCAGTTCCTGTTAATTTATCAAGAGCAGTTGGTGAAGTTATTATTTCTTCAATTGCCTAATCCTATATCTTGGATAAATTAATTTGTATAAAATAATTTATCCATCTCTAAAAATAAATCTACAACTACCAAAAATCTTTTTGAATTCTCTTTAGATATTGTTTCATTATAACATTTTCTATCAGTAGTATGAAATGTTGCATTCCGTATAGCAACAATTGATTTTCCTAATTCTCTTATAGATCCTTTTATATTTCTTTGAGTATCAGGATTTTGAGAATTTGCCAATTGACTTAATTTAGCATACTTATTATTCTCACCATAAATTTCATTAAAAGCAGTTTCTCCATCTTTCCCTTTATAGTTATATTTTTTACATATATAATCTAACAAAGTATCATAAGAAGTAGAAATATTATCTTTTGCA
Protein-coding regions in this window:
- a CDS encoding DNA cytosine methyltransferase, whose amino-acid sequence is MKSIKAIDFFSGAGGLTSGLKMAGIDVFAGVDFEPSCKETYEKNNNAMFINKSIVDISIKEIKELFKRNTTKNDFTMLAGCAPCQPYSMINTRKKQDDERKTLLDEFRKIINGVKPHFVLMENVSRLNEENPYFSKFIDMLEKNNYKYEYKVLNAKDFGVAQNRKRLFLIATRIKKLNLSFDNIQKKAPIYLKDVISHLEPIQHNNSSKRDILHRAKELNEINLKRIKATPLNGGLRSAWNEDLRLPCHKAKEVFPDNYGRLAWDKLSSTITTKFNQYYSGRFGHPEQDRALSLREGALIQTFPKDYQFFGTDYQIARQIGNAVPVNLSRAVGEVIISSIA
- a CDS encoding TIR domain-containing protein, giving the protein MAKKVFFSFHYQDVIDFRANVVRNHGQFKLNAQEAGYYDSSMWEKAKKEGKVALKKLINNGLNNTSNTCVLIGSETYQRPWVRYELLKSVKKGNHIFGVHINGIKCKDQKTKDLGKNPLDYVGVYAENNNSYHLIEKKEDGKWYYYNEIDGSSKININHTLELQKVLTLSNFFQVYKWNADDGYNNFKDWVQ
- a CDS encoding toll/interleukin-1 receptor domain-containing protein, encoding MALFSYEELKQKTNYLYNSKSYDNSLRMGLLSESSSININSISQDSFDIFLSHSYADREIIPALKNELESYGFSVYVDWITDKLLSRDEINKKTAEVLQTRMKQSKCLIYATSDNSQKSRWMPWELGYFDGIKDKMVGILPLKKYGNNFNDNFKGEEYLGLYYYIDKEKNQLNEMRLWVRENQDKYVLLNSWITGEKPYVRK
- a CDS encoding NgoPII family restriction endonuclease, with product MSNILKAFINTINSYQSNVSTLTNGNNRANNMGAGLEEFIKDIFAGTINVTNETTRLVAFSQTYSYSGNKNNPPDLILRNSDAIEIKKLESHNTAIALNSSYPKAKLFSNSSMITTACRYCEPNWIIKDMLYVIGNVPKNTNSLKSLWFVYGDCFSADKEVYERIKDTISTGITSIPNVEFTETNELGKVKKVDPLGITDLRIRGMWHIENPTKIFNYLYSYDETKSFQLICLMKKDKYESMPSEDKQIIENLNNPNVSVSDVRIKNPNNPVQLMDGKFLMFKI